CTTCACGCGCATGGGCACCGACGCCCGCGCGTGGTTCCACCTCGACGAGGCCGGGGCGCGCACCCTGCGCTTCCGCGGGCGGCCGCTCGGCACGAGCGCCGTCGTCGTCTACGTCAACGGTCAGCGCGCGGGCCAGATCGACTTCGAGGGGCAGGGCGTGCAGGAGCACGACGTCGCGGTGGCGGCGAGCCTGCTCCAGCCGGGGGAGAACGCGCTGATGTTCCGCTCGAGCGGCACGCAGAGCGTGCAGGGCGAGGACGTCGCGGCGGAGATCGACAGCCTCTGGATCCTGCCCGAGACGCCGCCGAGCGGGCCCCTGCACGCGCCGCGCTACACCGAGCTGACGCGGGAGCTGACGGTGGGCGGCCAGGCGCGTCGGAGCGTGGTGGTGCGCGCGCCGAGCCGCGTGCGCTGGTACGCGGAGATCCCCGAGGGGGCGCGGCTCTCGTTCGGGCTCGGCGCGGACGGCGCGGCCACGGCGCGCGTGCGGATCACGCCGGAGGGTGGCGACCCGGTCGAGCTGCTCCAGGCGGAGCTGTCCGAGGGCTGGAGCGACCAGCTCCTCGATCTGTCGCGCTTCGCAGGCGAGGTCGTGCGCATCGAGTTCGACGTGACCGGCGAGGCGGCGGCGGTGGGCATCAGCGCGCCGTCCATCGTCGTGCCGCTGCCCGAGCAGGCGCTCGCGGCCGCGCAGGCCAACAGCGTCATCGTGCTCCTCATCGACACGCTCCGCGCGAGCAAGCTCAAGGCCTACAACCCGCGCTCGCGCGTGCAGACGCCGACCCTCGACGCCTTCGCGGGCGAGGCGGCGGTCTTCGAGCACGCGCAGTCGCCGGAGAACTGGACCAAGCCCTCGGTCGCCTCGATCCTCACCTCGCTCACGCCGACCACGCACAACACCAAGGAGCAGTCGAGCTCGCTCCCGCCCTCGGCGCTGATGATCAGCGAGGTCCTGCAGGACGCGGACTTCGCCACCGCGAGCTTCATCGCCAACGGCTACGTCTCGGACCGCTTCGGCTTCGACCAGGGCTGGGACCACTACACGAACTACATCCGCGAGGAGCGGAACACGGAGGCGGGCAACGTCTTCCGCGAGGCGATCCGCTGGATCGAGCAGCACCGCGAGGAGCGCTTCTTCGCCTACATCCAGACCATCGATCCGCACGTGCCCTACGACCCGCCGGACGAGCTGGTCTCGCTCTACGACTCCGGCGCCTATGACGGCCCGGTCTCTCCCCGGCGCACCGGGCTGCAGCTCGAGGACGTCAAGGCGGGCCGCTCGAGCTTCTCCGCGCGCGACATCCAGCGGCTCGAGGCGCTGCACGACGGCGAGATCACCTACCACGACCAGGAGATGACCCGCTTCGTCGCGCGCCTGCGCGAGCTGGGGCTCTACGACCAGATCCTCTTCGTGGTGACGAGCGATCACGGCGAGGAGTTCAACGAGCACGGCAGCTTCGGCCACGGGCACTCCATCTTCCAGGAGCTGCTGCACGTGCCGCTGATGATGCGCTGGAACGGCGCCATCCCCGCGTCTCGCATCGGCCCGACGGTGAGCACGCTCGACACCGCGCCCACCGTGCTCGAGGCGGTCGGCGTCCCGGTGCCCGACGTCTTCGAGGGGCAGAGCCTCCTGTCGACCGCGCGCGGGGTCGCGCGGCCGGGCCCGCAGATCGCGTTCAGCGACAAGCTCGACGACCGACGCGTGGCCACCGCGGCCGGCTACAAGCTCGTGGTCCGCGGCAACCTGACGTGGGCCTTCTTCAACCTCCGCGACGACCCGGGCGAGCAGAACCAGATCGACTCGGGGCGCCGTCACCCCATCGCGCTCCGCTACCTGCGCGGGCTCTACGGCCAGCACCTCGGCGCCAGCGACCGCGGCGACTGGCTCCTCGGCGGCACGGGCGGCGAGAGCCGGGTCCTGCCGCAGACCGAGAGCCAGATCGACGCCGAGCTCTGTCAGCAGCTGCTCTTGCTCGACTACGTCGACTCGCGCTGCGAGAACCTCAACTGAAGGCGCCGGAGAGGCCCGCGCCGAGCAGCGCCACGGCCACGATGACCAGCCCGATCCCGCCGCCCGCGAGGACGGCGAGGTAGGCGTGCCGGTCCTTGCCCTCCGCGCTCCGCAGGCGGACGGCCGCGAACACCACGGCGGCCAGCGCGATGGGCGCCACGCAGGGGCCGGTGAACATGCCGGCCACCGCGACGATCCAGACCACGAGCGCCGTGCGGTCGAGCGCGCCCTCGAGGCGGGTCAGGCGCACCGCGAAGGCGACCTGCACGACGAGCCACACGAGGGTCAGCAGGAAGATGAGCCCCACGGCGACGAACATGGCGATGGGCGTGCCGTCCATCGCGCGAGTGTATCCGGTTCAGGGCGCGTGGCAGAAGACGCAGCCGTACTCGGCGTTCGCGTACATGATGTCGAAGCAGCTGCCGTCCTCGCCGCGCTCCGCGAAGCGCGCGAGCAGCGCGTCGGGATCCGCCGCGGCCTCCTCGACCACCCAGCGATAGGGCCACGCGTCGAAGCCCTCGGCGCTCAGTGACTCGTCGAGGTAGCGCACGGTGGTCTCCCGGTCGCCGACGCGCGCGTAGTGCTCGGCCCAGTGATAGGCCATGCCCGGCCGCGCCCAGGGTGCGTGCTCGGTGTTGCGCTCGCAGAACTCGGGGCCCTCGCACTCCCACTCGTCGATCGCCTCGATCACGCGCTGCGGCACGCCCGTCGAGAGCGGGAGCCCGATGGCGGTGCCGCTGATGGAAGGGACGTTGCCGAGCGGGTCCTCCCGGATCTCGCGCTCCGCCGCGTCGTAGAGCTCCGTCGCGCGCGCGTCGTCGCCGGTCACGTGGGCGATGGCGATCTCCATCGACGCCTTCCAGCTGACCACGATCGAGTAGTCGGGCGCGAGGCGCTCGGTCTGTTCGAAGTCCGGCACGATGCTCGCGACGAAGCGGATCTGATCGTCGCCGACGTTCTCCTCGATCGCGATGGCCATCGCGAGCTGCCCGCGGCGGAAGTAGACGTTGGCGCGCTCGAAGGACAGCGCGGGGTCTCCCGGCGCGTGCTCGTCGAGGACGGCGCCGAAGTCCGCGTGCGCGTCGACGCGCTCGTCGCGATCGACCTGGAAGACGCGCCAGTAGTATTGCTCGACGCACTCGTAGGCGCGCGCCTCGTCGAGCCCGATGCAGTCGGGGGTGAAGGGTTGGGGCTGGTCGCAGCCGGCGACCATCAACAGAGCGAGCGCGAGCAGGCGATTCATGGGACCTCCGTGGAGAGAGTCCGAGCGCCCCCGACAGGCGGGAGTTTGGGGATGGGGGTAGGGAGTACCCGTCGGGGGAGCTCAGAAGGGCAGGTTCGTGTTGAGCATGATGTCGAGCGCGACGTCCCCCGGGCCGGCGGCGGTGACGCTGGGCGCCGAGAGGCCGTTCAGGGAGACGAGATCGCCGCGGTCGGGGCCGGGCGCGCTCGGGTCGACGTTGGCGTTGTCGTCGAGGAAGGCGATGACGAAGTAGGGCTCGCTCCGCGGCGGCAGCTCGTCCACGCGATAGGGGACCGCCGCGCCCGGATCGCGCATGTCGGCGTCGTCCACCCGCGCGTTCCCGACCACCCTCGCGGAGTCGCGATCGAGCACCGGGTCGCGATCGAAGACGGCGACGTAGAGGTGACCGACCCCACCCGCGCGCGGCTCGGCCGTCCGGGTGACGACGCCGACGAGGCTCGCGCTCGACGCCGCGACGCCGGAGTCCGGGTCGGAGGGCGGGTCCGAGGGCG
The sequence above is drawn from the Sandaracinaceae bacterium genome and encodes:
- a CDS encoding sulfatase: MSRTQQRAILVSLSALSAMAWAVACGDDEEETRPEVTDVSEEEPEAEASDEGPAPDARAEQVRRELARTRVHLDLLALAHLADVEHHGLYMDFGTPQRMHWTMGRWHNGFLRDVTAGERDFTRMGTDARAWFHLDEAGARTLRFRGRPLGTSAVVVYVNGQRAGQIDFEGQGVQEHDVAVAASLLQPGENALMFRSSGTQSVQGEDVAAEIDSLWILPETPPSGPLHAPRYTELTRELTVGGQARRSVVVRAPSRVRWYAEIPEGARLSFGLGADGAATARVRITPEGGDPVELLQAELSEGWSDQLLDLSRFAGEVVRIEFDVTGEAAAVGISAPSIVVPLPEQALAAAQANSVIVLLIDTLRASKLKAYNPRSRVQTPTLDAFAGEAAVFEHAQSPENWTKPSVASILTSLTPTTHNTKEQSSSLPPSALMISEVLQDADFATASFIANGYVSDRFGFDQGWDHYTNYIREERNTEAGNVFREAIRWIEQHREERFFAYIQTIDPHVPYDPPDELVSLYDSGAYDGPVSPRRTGLQLEDVKAGRSSFSARDIQRLEALHDGEITYHDQEMTRFVARLRELGLYDQILFVVTSDHGEEFNEHGSFGHGHSIFQELLHVPLMMRWNGAIPASRIGPTVSTLDTAPTVLEAVGVPVPDVFEGQSLLSTARGVARPGPQIAFSDKLDDRRVATAAGYKLVVRGNLTWAFFNLRDDPGEQNQIDSGRRHPIALRYLRGLYGQHLGASDRGDWLLGGTGGESRVLPQTESQIDAELCQQLLLLDYVDSRCENLN